The genomic interval GACCTCAGTCGCCGTTCCACCAGCGGGTCACGACGCGCCAGAGCCGGGCGGGCCCGCCGGGCTTGCGCTGGCGCGGGACGCGGCCGGCGGCCGTGTCGTCGCCCGTCGCGCCGGACAGCGCGTCCGCCGATCCGTCGACCGTCGCGGTCGCCCCGGCCGGGGCGCCGGTCGACGGCGCGTGGGCCCCGTCCAGGGGGGCGCGGACCGGGGTCGGGGCGGTGTGCCGTACGGCGGACTGGACCTCCCAGTCCTGGCGGGCCGCGTTGGGCCGGCCCATGGAGGGCGGCTCACGGTCGTCCTGCGGGGAGCGCGGGGCGAATTCGGCGGGCAGCTCCACCAGGTGACGGCTCATGAAGTTGCCGACCCACTGGAGTTCCTTCTCGTCCACCGCGAGTTCGAGGTCGGGCAGCCGCATCAGGAGGGCGTCCACGCCGACGTCCGCGATGGCGCGGCCGATGTCCTGACCGGGGCACTCGTGGGGGCCGCCGCTGAACGCGAGGTGCGAGCGGTTGCCCTCCATGTTGGCGGTCAGGTCGGGGCGGACCACGGGGTCGGTGTTGGCCGGTGCGATGCCGACGATCAGGGCGTCGCCGGCCTTGATGTGCTTCCCGCCCAGCTCGGTGTCGCCGACGGCCCAGCGGCCGAAGACGGCGGTGAACGGCGGCTCGTCCCACAGGGTCTGCTCGACCGCCTCGGGGACGGTCATGTGGCCGCCGCTGAGCCGGGCCCGGAAGCGCGGGTCGGTGAGGACCATGCGCAGGACGTTGGCGATCAGGTTGGCGGTGGCCTCGTAGGACGCGATCAGGATGAGCCGCAGGTGCTCGGCGACCTCCTGGTCGTTCATGTTCGCGGGGTGCTCGACCAGCCAGGTCGCGAAGTCGTCGGCCGGTTCGCGGCGGCGGCGCTCGACGAGGCGGGTGAGCGCTCCCACCACATAGGCGTTGCTCTGGACGGCGGTGGCGGTGCCCTTGATCATGTCGCGGGCCGCCTCGACCATCCGGTCGTTGTACTCCTCCGGCATGCCGAGGATGGCGCACATGACCATCATGGGCAGCCGTTCGGCGAACTCGGCGACGAGGTCGGTGCGGCCCTCCCGGCAGAAGTCGTTGACGAGCCGGTTGCTGTACCGGTTGACGTGGCGCCGCACGCCGCGCGTGTCGATGCGGGCCATGGAGTCGGTGACGGCGCCGCGCTGGCGTTCGTGGGTGGCGCCGTCGGCGAAGACGCAGATCGGCTGCCAGGTGAAGATCGGGGCCAGCGGGTGGTCGGGGGCGACGCTGCCGTCCTGAAGGGCCCGCCAGCGGCGCGAGTCGCGGGAGAACTGCGAGGGCGTACGCGTCATGTGCAGGTTCTCGCTGTGGCCGAGGACCAGCCAGGCGGGCACGTCGCCGTGCAGCAGGACGGGGGCCACCGTGCCGTGTTCGGCGCGCAGTTTCTCGTACAGGCCGTGCGGGTCCTGCTCGGCCTCGGGGCCGTAGAGCCGGCGCAGGCCGCCGGGCCCGACGCCCAGGCCGTGGGCCGGGCACTCGGGGGCGGGACCGGGCCGTGCTCGTAGGGGAAGGGGCTTGTCACGATCGCTCCAGGGGTCGGGCCGCGAGGGCCTGACGGTCGGGGGCGCGGTGGGGACGCGCGGAACGGATTCGGGAAGGGGGCGCCGGCGGATCAGCCGACCGGGCGGCTGATGCCGTGCAGGTAGCGCATCAGGGTCATCAGCACATCGCGGCTGGAGCCGCGCAGCCGGGCGTCGCAGTCGACTATCGGGACCTCGGCCGGGAGGTCCAGGGCCGCGCGCAGCGCCTCGACGGGGTGGGTCGGGGCCTCGGGGAAGGTGTTGATGGCGACGACGAACGGCACTCCGCGCTCCTCCAGGCGCCCGATGACGTCGAAGCTGGTTTCGAGCCGGCGGGTGTCGACGAGGACGACGGCGCCGAGCGCGCCCTCGAACAGGCCGTTCCAGAGGAACCAGAAGCGTTCCTGGCCGGGGGTGCCGAAGAGGTAGAGGATCAGCTCCTCGCTGATGCTGATCCGGCCGAAGTCCATGGCGACGGTGGTGGCGGTCTTGCTCTCCACACCGAAGTTGTCGTCCACGCCGACGCCGGCCTGCGTCATCGTCTCTTCGGTGGTCAGCGGCCGGATCTCGCTGACCGAACCGACCATGGTCGTCTTGCCGACCCCGAACCCTCCGACGATCACGACCTTCACCGCGGCGGTGGCCGTGGTGGGCAGGACGTCCTCGCTGCGGGGGCCCGTGATCGTGTCAGAGTTTCTGAAGTCCATGCATCACCGCTTCGAGGAGGGAACGGTCCGGGAGGGTCGCGCGGACGATCGGCGCGCGCGATTCGATCAGACCGGTGGCGAGGAGTTCGGTGAGGAGCGAAGTCACCACGCTGAACGGCAGGCTGAGGTAGGCGGAGAGTTCCGCGACGGATAACGGGGCCTGGCAGAGCCGGAGGATCACGGCCTGCTCGGGCTGGACCGTCGGTGACGGTTCCGACTTCGAGACAATCATCGTGACCAGGTCGAGCGCTGCCCGCTCGCTGCCGTCGGGATCGCCGGTGATGACGTAGAGCCTCTCCGGATCGCTCAGCGCCGGGTCGGTCTTGCGGCGTTCTCGTCGGGGAGAGTTCATCCGGCCTGCCCGTCGTGGCGGGGCGGGCTCGTGAGGTGGCCGCCGATGCGTACGACCATGTCGCGCATCCGCGCCCCGACGTGCCCGGCGTCCACCGTCTCGCCGGCGAGCACCGCGAGGTAGGCACCGGCGCCCGCGGCCATCAGATAGAAGAAGCCGCCGGTGACCTCGATGACGACGAGCCTCATCCGGCCGTCGCTGTACGGGATCTCGGAGGCGACGGCCGCCGCCAGGCTCTGGAGGCCGGCGCAGGCCGCCGCGAGCCGGTCGGCGACGTCGGGGTCGCCGCCGTGCTGGGCGATGCGCAGTCCGTCGGCGGAGAGCACGACGATCTGGTGGACGTCCGGGACGTCGTCGGCGAGCTCCTTGAGCATCCAGTCCATGTTGCCCCGCTGCTGGATCACCGCTGATCTCCCTTGTCCCACGCGTCGTCAGAGTCTTCGTCCGCCCTGGGCTCCTGGGGCACACCGTTGGCGGCCTTGGTGAACGCCTCCAGCCAGATGCCGGGGGGCGGTTCCTTGCTGTTGTCCTGGCCGTAGCCGTGGCCGTGGCCGTTGGTGCGGCCGGCGGTGGGGTCGGCGGCCTGTGCGGGAAGGTTGTGCGAGCCGAGCGGGGCGCGGCCCCGGCTGCGGCGCTGCGGGAGTCCGCCGGCGGTCCACTCGGTCACCACGGGCACGTCGTCCTGCATGGCGACGGCCGGGGTGACCGGGGCGGCCGGGCGGGGCTCGGAGACCACCGGGCCGGTCGCGGGGCGCGCGGCGACGGGGCTCGGCTTGCGGCGCTTGCCGCGCGGCGGCACGACGTGCTTCATGTCGGCGAGGTCGATATCGCTGGTGGGCCGCGAGGTGGCGCCGATGCCGTGGGCGATGCCGGGGGCCGGTCCTGTGGTGATCATGGCGCGGGGCACGATGAGCACGGCGCGCACGCCGCCGTACGCGGACTGGCGCAGCGAGACCTGGAGGTCGTACATCCGGGCGAGGCGGCCGACGACGGCCATGCCGAGGCGCGGGGACTCGCCGAGGTCGTTCATGCTGGATCCGGCCTGGGCCCTGGCGAGCATGTTCTCGGCGCGGGCGCGGGCCTCCTCGCTGAGGCTGACGCCGCCGTCCTCGATCTCGATGGCGATGCCGGTCTGCACCTCGACCGCGGTGACGTGCACCCGGGTCTGCGGGGGCGAGTAGCGGGTGGCGTTGTCGAGGAGTTCGGCGCAGGCGTGGATGAGCGGCTCCACCGCGGTGCCGATGATGGCGACCTTGGCGATCGAGTGCAGGTCGACGCGCGGGTACTCCAGGATGCGCGACATGGCGCCGCGCAACACGCTGAACAGCGGTACGGGCTTGGGCCACTGGCGGCTGGGGCGGGCGCCGCCGAGGACCGCGATGGAGTCGGCGAGGCGGCCGATCAGGGCGGTGCCGTGGTCGATGCGGAGCAGGTCGTCGAAGACGTCGGGGTTGCGCCCGTGGTGCTCCTCCATCTCCCGCAGCTCGCTGGCCTGTCGGTGGACGATCGCCTGGACGCGGCGGGCGACGTTGACGAAGGCGCGCTGCGCGGAGTCCCTGGTCGCCTCCTCGTTGTCGATGATGTCGAGCACCGTGTAGACGAGGGAGCGCTGGGAGTCGGGCAGGTGGCGGTAGACCGGGTCGGAGTCCACCACGTCGCGCAGCACCTCGTCGGGCGAATTGCCCACGCGCAGACGGTGGATGGCGGACGGCAGCAGCTCCTTGCTGATGCGTACAGTCTCTTCGTCGTGGTCGGCGATGCGCCGTTCCAGGACGGAGACGCGCTGTTGGTACTCGGCGTTGCGGCGGCGGATCGTCCGGCCGCGCCGGGCGATCTCCACGGCGAGCGCGGCGACCACGACGGTGGCGAATGCTCCGCACCAGACGACTGGTATCCGCGCGGGCTCGGCAACCAGCGCCGCCGCGGCGGCGGTCGCGCCCGCCATCACGACGACGGGCAGCAACAGGGCGCGGGCGACGGGGGCTTCCCGGCCGGCCGGCGGTGATTCAACACGGGCCATCTGAACCTCTGGCGGTTGATTCGGGATGTATTCCGGAGATTCGGCGCCTGTATGAACATAGAGAACAAGCGCGCGAATTCATCTCAACTCGGCTTCACTGCGCGTGAGCTTAGTCAGATCGAATCAGCGCTTTCGCACATTCCTCCAACCCCCTGCGCGAGCGCTCCCGCAGTAGTACGCTCACGAGTTTTTGCACGCACCGCCTTCAGGCGTGTGCGGGGAGTGACGGGGCGGAGGAATGAGGAAGAATCGCCCCGCGAGACCATGCAGGGGCACATACGAGCGAAGACGCTCGTACGAGTGATGCAGGACAGGCCCTAGCGGCGGGCGCCGCCGATGCGGCCCTCCAGTTGCACCAGCAACTCGCTGAGCTGTGCGCTGAGCCGGTCGCGGGACTCGGCGTCGAGGCCGGAGAGCACCGTGCGTTCGTACGCGAGCTGCCGGGGCAGCAGTCCGTCGACCAGGTCGCGGCCCTCGTCGGTGAGGCGGACGTAAGCGACCCTGCGGTCGCGCTCGTCGCCGCGCCGGGTGATCAGGCCGCGCTCCTGGAGGACCCGCAGCCGCTTGGTGACGGCGGCGCCGGAGGAGAAGGTCTCCCGGGCCAGTTCGCCGGGGGTCAGTTCGCGGTCGGTACGGCGTACGGCTCCGAGGAGGTCGAACTCCGCGCGGGTCAGCCCGGCCGCCCGCAGCGGGGCGTCCTCGGCCTGCTGGAGCAGCGCGGAGCAGCGGTTGATCCGGCCGATCAGCTCCATGGGCCCGGTGTCCAGTTCCGGGTTGACGGCCTGCCACTGCCGGACCACCGAGGCGACGATGTCGTCGGTCACACCGCTCCGTTCTCCTGGGCGGGGACGAACAGTCCCTGCCGTTTCGCTGTCGCCGCGAGCGTACGGTGTCCGGCCTGCTCGGCGGCGAGCACCGCCTCTCGGGGCAGGGCGGGCTGCCACCACTCGCCGGCCGCGGTGTCGTCCGCCTCGCGCAGCTCCACCAGGGTGCCGGTGAGCCGGCGGCGGGCGGCGTCCAGGGCGGCGGGCGCGGCTTCCGGCGCGGCGAGGGCCCGCACGGCGTGGGCGCGGGCGCGTTCGGCGTCGGCCAGCGCGCGCTCGACGCGGCCGGTGGCGCGGCGGTTGGTGACCAGGACGGCGGCGAGGAAGCCGACCGCGGCGCCGATCACGGTGTCCAGGACCCGGTCGCCGATCAGCTCGCCAGCCGGGTGGCTGCCCGCGTACTCCAGGACGAGGAGGGCCATCGGGGTCACGGCGACCGAGCCGAGCCAGTAGTTGCGGGTGATCAGCGCCTCGGCCGAGAAGGCGAAGAGGAGGCAGAAGCCGATGAGGGCGAGCGGCGCGGTCCGGGCGACCGGCAGGACGGCGGCGAAGACCAGGACGCCGATGAGGTTGCCGAGGGTGCGCTGGAGCGTGCGGTTCCAGGAGAGCGTGACGTTGGCCTGGTAGAGCGAGGCGGCGGTGACGAGCGCCCAGTACGGGCGGCCGACGCCCACCGCCGAGCAGGCGTACCCGGCCAGGGCGCAGCCGACGAGCGTGCGGGCGGCGACCGGGAGGAGCGGGGAGCCGGGGGCGAGGCCGCGCAGCAGCGTACGGAACGCACCGCGGCGGGCGGCGCGTTCGGCGTCGAGCCCGAAGAGTTCGGCGCCGCTGCCCGGGGCGGGCGGCGGGGTGGGCACCGGGCCCCGGGCGCGGGTGAGCCGGGCCCACTCGCGGAGCCGGCCGGCGTCGGCGGGGTCGGGGGCGCCCGCGAGGACCGAGGTCTCGGCGTGGACGACGAGACGTTCCAGGGCGCGGCGGGGACGGCCGGCGGCGAGGAGGGTCTGCCAGGCGGCGTGCACGGCGGTGACGGCGGCGCGGCGGGTGGCGTGACCGGGGTCGGCGGCGTGCGCGGCGGCGGCGTTCAGGGCGCGGGCAGTGGCGCGGCGCTCGGGGCCGTCGCGGCGGACGAGCGCGGGGGCGACGACGGCGACGAGCCAGGCGACGGCGCCCGCGCCGAGGGTGAGGGCGAGGTGACCGGGGACCTGGGCGAGGGTCTGCGGGACGAAGAGCGCGGCGGAGCTGACGAAGGTGAAGATCACCGGTCCGGGCGGGCCGATCCGGGTCGCGTCGCAGAGCAGCTTCTGCCCGGCGGCCAGGAGCGCGCCGACGGCGATGAGCACGGCGGTGGACGTGGTGAGCGAGGCGACGACGAGGGCGGTGCCGAGCCCCGCGATCATGCCGAGGACGACCCCGGCGACGGTTCCGGCGCGGCGGGCGTACGGGAGGTGGTGGCCGTACAACGCGCAGAGCGAGCCGGCCATCGTGTACATCACCAGGTCGAGCCGGCCGAGGGCGAGCAGCACCAGGTTGGGTATCGCGGTGGCCACGACGACGCTGGTGGCGGGCTTGAACCACATGTCGGACGGCCGGTTCAGGCGCAGCGGGCCGGTCAGCGGGAGCCTGCGGACGGCGGGCCTGGAGGACCTGATGGTTGTATCGCTCACTCATTTACTTTAACAGGTATTACACAAGTAAAACACCTGGATCGAAACCGATCCCCGGACCCCCGGACACGCCACCGCCCGCGCCCCTCGGACGAGGGGCGCGGGCGGTCGGGTGTGCGGGAGCGGGCTCAGCCGAGGCCGCGGGCGTCCTGCTTGAGGGCGGTGTCCACGGTGAGGGCCGTCGCCACCACGAGGCTCAGCAGCGGCTCGGGCAGCTGGTAGTGGATCTGGAGGACGTAGTTGTCCGCCGTCGTGAACAGCGTCTTCGCCAGCCCTTCCCAGGTCTTGGTGATCCGGGCGACCTCCTGGTCGTTGTGGTCCACGATCGCGAAGTTCCAGGCGCGCCAGTTCTCGGCCTTGATCGCGCCGATCTGCTGCCCGCCGGCCATGATCGCGAAGTTGATCTTGCCGATGGCGTTCTGCTGGACGATCTCGCCGACCGGCTGACCGTCGGGGCGCTCCACGACGACCCGGGACTTGATGAACTTCGCGGGGCGGGTCAGCAGGAGCTGCGGCTGACCGTACGCGTCGCGGATCTCCAGCCGGTGGGTCAGGTACTGGTCGATGCTGGTCAGGAAGCGGAGCACCTTGCGCAGGGCGCCCTGGCCGACCTGGACGACCGAGCCGACGGTGTTGCCGTGCTGGTCGAAGACGCTGTACTCGTTCGTCAGCTCGATCAGCTTGGCCTTCTGGTTCACGACCAGGACCTGCTGCTGGAAGAGCGAGCCGCCGGGGGCGCCGCCCTGCGGCTGCTGCGGGGCGCCCTGCTGGGGACGGCCACGGGCTGCGGCTGCGCCACCTGGGCCTGCGGCTGCGCGGGGGCCTGGGCCTGGTCGCCCGCAGGGTGGGTGTGCTCCGTCCACTGGGAACCGTCCCAGTAGCGCAGCAGCTGAGGGGCGCCGTGCGGATCCGGATACCAGCCCGCAGATACGTTCGAGTGCGTGGTCACCGGGGCACACTATCCCGCCATGGCCAAAATCGATCCTCTCGCCTGTTGATCCACAGGTTCACCGCTTCTTCCGCGCACTGCTTGAATCTTCAACGCGCCGCGTACGATGTGCGGGATGAACAGGGTGAGCGAGGGGCGGAGCGGCTGCGCGGCACCGGTGCGCCGGTCGTGCTCGCCTGGCTGTTCGTCCTGGTCGCGCTCGTCTCGTGCTGCGCGCCCCAGTCCGTACGCCCCCACTCCTCCCCCGAGTACGCTCCCGCCTCGGCCCTCGCGACGCTGACCGACCTCACGGTGGTCCGGGTCGTGGTGGCCGACAGCCCCCGCGACCGGGGCGTGGGCGATTCCTGCCACGACGCCTCGGAGCACTCGCCGCCCGTCGTGCTGCCCGCCCAGCCGGGCCCGGCGGCGGTCCCCTCGGCGGCCGTGGCGCTCCTCCCGCACCGCCCCCTGACCGGCGGCGGGTCCATCCGGGGTCCCTCCAACGACGCGGTCGGCGAGGTCGACCCCCTGCGCCTTCAGGTTCAGCGGACCTAGGACGGCCGGGAAACGCCCCGTGCCCGTTCCCGGGTGCGGCGGCTCCCCCTGCCGTACGCAGTCCGTCTCACGATCCTATGAACCGAAGGACCCGTCATGGCTTCCGCCGACAAGCAGAACACCAACAAGCAGAACCCCGGCAAGCAGAACCCCGGGAAGCAGAACAACCCCGCCGCCGCCCGTCGCGCCAAGCTGGAGGAGGCCCGCCGTCAGGAGCGGGCCCGTGAGCGCCGTTCCCGGATCATCACGCTCTCCGTGGGCGTGCTGGTGGTCGCCGGGCTCGTCGTCGGGGGCGGTTATCTGATGAACGCGGCCGATGAGCAGGACAAGGCCGAGGCCCAGGCGAAGACCTCGCCCGTCACCGGTGAGAAGAGCTGGGACAAGCTCACGCAGAACCATGTGGAGAAGACGGTCGACTACCCGATGAACCCGCCGGTCGGCGGCGACCACAACCCGGTGTGGATGAACTGCGACGGCGACGTCTACACCGCGTCCATACCGAAGGAGAACGCCGTCCACTCGCTGGAGCACGGCGCGGTGTGGGTCACGTACACCAGTAAGGCCGAGCCCGCCGACCTCAAGAAGCTGGAGGAGCGGGTGTCGTCCACGCCGTACTCGCTGATGAGCCCGGTGGAGGACCAGGCGGCGCCGCTGATGCTCAGCGCCTGGGGGAAGCAGCTCACGGTGAAGAGCGCCACGGACGCGCGCGTCGCGCAGTTCTTCACGAAGTACGTGCAGGGCCCGCAGACCCCCGAGCCGGGTGCCGCCTGCACCGGCGGGATCGCCAAGTGACGGCCGCGCCGCGCACCTCGCGGCCCCTGGTGCTGGCCGGCGGGGCGGTGCTGCTCCTGGCGCTCGCGCTGATCGCGCTCACCTTCGTACGCCCTTCGACGTCGGCGCCCGCGGCGGCGGCGTCCGCGTCCGCCCCGGCCGAGTCCTCGGCCGATGTGGGGTTCGCGCGTGACATGGCGGTCCACCATCAGCAGGCGGTCGAGATGGCGTTCATCGTCCGGGACCGCACCTCGGACGAGGCGGTGCGACGGCTCGCGTTCGACATCATCAACACCCAGGCCAACCAGCGCGGCATGCTGCTGGGCTGGCTGGAGATGTGGGGCCGGGCGAAGAGCTCCCCCGGGCCGCCCATGGCGTGGATGGGGCACACCTTCACCCCGCGCGGTGACGGCGCCCTGATGCCCGGCATGGCGACCGATGCCGAACTCGACAAGCTGCGGGCGGCCAAGGGCAGGGACGCCGAGATCCTCTTCCTGAAGCTGATGACCGCGCACCACAGGTCCGGCGCCGAGATGGCGCAGGCGGCGGCCTCGGCGGCGAGGACCGAGGAGGTCAGGAACCTGGCGTCGGGCATGGCCCTGGCCCAGAAGTCGGAGATCGCGCTCATGGCGGACATGCTCAAGGAGCGCGGGGCGTCCGCGTCCTGAGGCGCGGGCCGGGGCCGGGTGGCCCCGGCCCGCCAGGACCGTACTGACGTACGGAATCGCATAGGCTCGGGTCCGATATGAAGAGCAACCTCACACCGCTGGGGCCCAAGGCCGACAAGGACACCGTCCGGCGCAGCAATCTGAGCCTCGTGCTGCGGGCCGTCCGCGACGAGGGCGAGGGCGAGGCGACCCGGGCCGGGGTCGCCGCGCGCGTGGGGCTGACCCGGGCCGCCGTGTCCTCGCTGGTCGAGCAGCTGCTCGAAACCGGCTTCCTGACCGAGTCCGGGAAGACGTTCAGCGGGCAGGCCGGGCGCCCCGGGACCGCGCTGAAGACGGCGCGCACCGGGCCGGCCGGGCTCGGGGTCGAGGTCAACATCGACTACGTGTCGGTGTGCGTGGTCGACCTGGCCGGCACCGGCCGGGTCCGCCTCACCGAGCACCTGGACAACCGGGGCACCCCGCCCGCCGAGGTGCTGGCGCGGGCGGCCGGGATCGCCGCGCGCACCCTGGACTCGGCGCGGGAGCAGGAGCTGTATCCGGTCGGCGTGGCCCTGGCGCTCCCGGGCCTGGTCTCGGGCGGCGCGGTGCGCCAGGCGCCGAACCTGGGCTGGAACCAGGTCCCGGCCGAGGAGCTGTTCGCCGCCGCGCTGACCGCCGAGCACCCGGGCCACCAGGAGCTGCCGGTCCGTTCGGAGAACGAGGCGAATCTGGCGGCCCTGGCCGAGCTGTGGTTCGGCGGCCTGGAGCGCATCCGCAGCTTCCTCTATCTGACCGGCGAGATCGGCGTGGGCGGTGCCCTGGTCATCGACGGCGAGCTGCTGCGCGGGGCGCACGGCTTCGCCGGGGAGATCGGCCATGTGGTGGTGGACCCGGACGGCCCGCAGTGCCGGTGCGGTTCGCGCGGCTGCCTGGAGCAGTACGCGGGACAGGCGGCGCTGCTGCGGGCGGCCGGGGTCGACGGGGGCGGCGGCCTCGGCGTCGCGGAGCTGGAGAAGCGGGTGCGGGCGGGCGACGCGCGGGCGGTCGGCGCGGTCGCGGAGGCCGGGCGGATGCTGGGGCGGGTGCTGTCGGGGGCGGTCAATCTGCTGGACCCGGACGCGGTGGTGCTCGGCGGGATCTACCGGAACCTGATGCCGTGGCTGGCCGCGCCGGCCGACGAGGAGCTGACGGGCCGGGTGGTGTCCGGGCTCTGGGCGCCCGGCGGGGGCCGGCTGCGCGCGTCGTCGGTCGCGGGGGACGCGGCGCGGGGCGCGGCGGCGCTGGTGATGACGGATGTGCTGGCCGACCCGGTGGCGTACGCGCGCCCGGCGACGGTCTGAGACGTAGAAAGAAAAGGGGGGAGGGGCGTCCGCCCCTCCCCCCTTTGCCCTTGGTGTCAGCGGACGTTGAGCAGGTGGTCCATCGCCAGCTGGTCCAGGGCCTCGAAGGCCATGCCGCGCTCGGCCGCCGCGTCGACGTCGAACTCCTCGAACGCGGAGCGGTCGGCGAGCAGGCCGGCCACGCCGTCCTCGGCGGTGCGCTGGGCCAGCTCGTCCAGGCGGGAGGCGCGCAGCGCGTCCTGGACGGCCGGGTCGGCGCGGAAGGCGGCGGCGCGCTCCTTGAGGATGAGGTAGTTGCGCATGCAGCCGGCGGCGGAGGCCCAGACGCCGTCGTAGTCCTCGGTGCGCGGCGGCTTGAAGTCGAAGTGGCGCGGGCCCGCGTAGTCGGAGTTCTCCAGGAGGTCGACCAGCCAGAACGCCTGGCGCAGGTCACCGGCGCCGAAGCGGAGGTCCTGGTCGTACTTGATGCCGGACTGGCCGTTGAGGTCGATGTGGAAGAGCTTGCCCGCCCACAGGGCCTGGGCGATGCCGTGCGGGAAGTTCAGCCCGGCCATCTGCTCGTGGCCGGTCTCCGGGTTGACGCCGACCAGCTCGGGGCGCTCCAGGCGCTCGATGAAGGCGAGGGCGTGGCCGATGGTGGGGAGGAGGATGTCGCCGCGGGGCTCGTTGGGCTTGGGCTCGATGGCGAACTTCAGGTCGTAGCCCTGCTCGGTGACGTAGTCGCCCAGGAGGTCGAAGGCTTCCTTCATGCGGTCGAGCGCGACGCGGATGTCCTTGGCGGCGCCGGACTCGGAGCCCTCCCGGCCGCCCCAGGCGACGTAGGTGGTGGCGCCCAGCTCGACGGCCAGGTCGATGTTGCGCATGGTCTTGCGCAGGGCGTAGCGGCGGACGTCGCGGTCGTTGGCGGTGAACGCGCCGTCCTTGAAGACGGGGTGCGTGAAGAGGTTCGTCGTGGCCATGGGGACGACGAGGCCGGCCGCGTCGAGCGCCTGGCGGAAGCGCTTGACGATGCCCTCGCGCTCGGTGTCCGAGGAGCCGAAGGGGATCAGGTCGTCGTCGTGGAAGGTCACGCCGTACGCGCCCAGCTCGGCGAGGCGCTGCACGGAGTCGACCGGGTCGATCGCGGCGCGCGTCGCGTCACCGAAGGGGTCGCGGCCCTGCCAGCCCACGGTCCAGAGGCCGAAGGTGAACTTGTCCTCGGGGGTCGGTGCGAAGCGTTCCGTCATGGTGGTGCCGCCTTCGGGGCCGTGGGTCCGCAGCCGGTCGGGCGGCCGAACCTCAATTTGTTCACTGTCATGACTAATCATGCACGGGCAGCCCGTGCGACGTAAAGCCCCGGAGCGGAGACATCCGCGCGCCGCTGTCGCGAACCCGGAACGGGGCCTGTTCCGGACGGGTTCGATCACGTAATTTGTTTTGCGTACGATCAAATACCAGCGAATGAGGTCAGCCATGCCGCCGCATACCGTCGTCATCGGTGTGGACAGCTCCACCCAGTCCACCAAGGCGGCGTTCACCGACACCGCCACCGGC from Streptomyces drozdowiczii carries:
- the xylA gene encoding xylose isomerase; the protein is MTERFAPTPEDKFTFGLWTVGWQGRDPFGDATRAAIDPVDSVQRLAELGAYGVTFHDDDLIPFGSSDTEREGIVKRFRQALDAAGLVVPMATTNLFTHPVFKDGAFTANDRDVRRYALRKTMRNIDLAVELGATTYVAWGGREGSESGAAKDIRVALDRMKEAFDLLGDYVTEQGYDLKFAIEPKPNEPRGDILLPTIGHALAFIERLERPELVGVNPETGHEQMAGLNFPHGIAQALWAGKLFHIDLNGQSGIKYDQDLRFGAGDLRQAFWLVDLLENSDYAGPRHFDFKPPRTEDYDGVWASAAGCMRNYLILKERAAAFRADPAVQDALRASRLDELAQRTAEDGVAGLLADRSAFEEFDVDAAAERGMAFEALDQLAMDHLLNVR